Proteins found in one Brassica napus cultivar Da-Ae unplaced genomic scaffold, Da-Ae ScsIHWf_69;HRSCAF=117, whole genome shotgun sequence genomic segment:
- the LOC125605079 gene encoding transcription factor bHLH25-like, whose amino-acid sequence MNTIMGEIHEAHHTLSHSFPTRMLTTNDPSYDDLIDMKPSKILETTYISPKLQPPLSFPIPPYSKPHFHHQPSSKILSFENATQNVMDYELSPTYQNSIFSPEVEAEVPPNWMNGKGAKRAQPLYKSQSNAQDHIIAERKRREKLTQRFVALSALVPGLKKMDKASVLGDAQKHIKYLQEKVGEFEEQKRERRLESMVLVKKSKLILDDNNQSSSSSCCEDDSSTLDLPEIEVKFSDKDVLIKILCEKQKGHVAKIMAEVEKFHFSITNSSVLPFGPTLDITIIAKVSIFIYMKNLLLILE is encoded by the exons ATGAACACAATAATGGGAGAGATCCATGAAGCTCACCACACGCTTTCACACTCTTTTCCAACTCGTATGCTAACCACAAATGATCCTTCTTATGATGATTTGATCGATATGAAACCATCAAAGATCCTCGAGACAACTTACATATCACCAAAATTGCAACCACCACTCTCTTTTCCTATTCCTCCTTATTCAAAGCCTCATTTTCATCATCAGCCTTCCTCTAAAATTCTCTCTTTCGAGAATGCTACTCAAAATGTGATGGATTATGAGCTTTCTCCCACCTATCAAAACTCAATCTTCAGCCCCGAAGTTGAGGCTGAAGTGCCGCCAAATTGGATGAATGGGAAAGGGGCCAAGAGAGCTCAACCTTTGTATAAAAGCCAATCAAATGCTCAAGATCACATAATCGCCGAAagaaaacgtagagagaaactTACTCAAAGATTTGTAGCTCTTTCTGCTCTAGTTCCTGGTCTGaaaaag ATGGACAAGGCTTCTGTGTTGGGAGATGCACAAAAGCATATAAAGTATCTCCAAGAAAAAGTGGGAGAGTTTGaagaacaaaagagagaaagaagattaGAATCAATGGTTCTTGTGAAGAAGTCTAAGTTGATTTTGGACGATAATAATcagtcatcttcttcttcatgttgtGAAGATGACTCCTCGACCTTAGATCTTCCCGAGATAGAAGTAAAATTCTCAGATAAAGATGTTCTTATCAAAATCCTTTGCGAGAAGCAAAAGGGTCATGTTGCCAAAATAATGGCCGAGGTTGAGAAATTCCATTTCTCAATAACTAACTCAAGTGTTTTACCCTTTGGACCAACACTTGATATCACTATTATAGCTAAGGTatccatatttatatatatgaagaatTTGTTGTTAATTTTAGAGTAA